One genomic window of Ruminococcus gauvreauii includes the following:
- the purF gene encoding amidophosphoribosyltransferase encodes MMRGMIHEQTEVTDKLREECGVFGIYDLSGSDVASSIYYGLFALQHRGQESCGIAVSDTNGPKGKVSSCKGMGLVNEVFLPGSLDDLHGDIGVGHVRYSTAGASTRENAQPLVLNYIKGTLALAHNGNLINALELRKELEYTGAIFQTTIDSEVIAYHIARERVNTATVQEAVGNAMKKMKGAYSLIVMSPRKLIGARDPYGFKPLCIGRRDNAYMITSETCALETLGAEFVRDVEPGEIVTITKDGITSDTSMCLSRDEQARCVFEYIYFSRPDSHIDGVSVYGSRIKAGRFLAMDSPVKADLVVGVPESGNAAALGFSMESGIPYGTAFVKNGYVGRTFIKPKQSSRESSVRVKLNVLKEAVCGKRVVMIDDSIVRGTTSGRIVSMLKEAGATEVHMRVSSPPFLWPCYFGTDVPAREQLIACNRSIDEIRQIIGADSLAYLGLDRLSGIAEGLPICTGCFNGRYPMDPPAEDIRGEYER; translated from the coding sequence ATGATGCGAGGCATGATACACGAACAGACGGAAGTAACAGATAAGCTTAGGGAAGAATGTGGGGTATTTGGCATCTATGACTTGAGTGGCAGTGACGTTGCCTCTTCTATTTATTACGGGTTATTTGCACTGCAACACCGCGGCCAGGAGAGCTGCGGTATTGCAGTCAGCGATACAAACGGACCGAAAGGCAAGGTGAGCTCCTGCAAGGGGATGGGACTTGTCAATGAGGTTTTTCTGCCCGGTTCACTGGATGACCTGCATGGGGATATTGGGGTCGGCCATGTGCGTTATTCGACGGCCGGAGCGAGCACGCGCGAGAATGCGCAGCCGCTCGTATTAAACTACATCAAGGGAACACTGGCTCTCGCACATAACGGAAACCTGATCAATGCGCTGGAGCTGAGAAAAGAACTGGAATACACAGGAGCTATCTTTCAGACGACCATAGACTCGGAAGTCATCGCCTACCATATTGCACGGGAACGTGTCAATACAGCAACTGTTCAGGAGGCTGTCGGCAACGCGATGAAGAAAATGAAGGGCGCATACTCACTGATCGTCATGTCTCCGCGCAAGCTGATAGGGGCCAGAGATCCGTACGGATTCAAACCGCTGTGCATCGGCAGGCGTGACAATGCGTATATGATCACTTCTGAGACATGTGCGCTTGAGACTTTAGGAGCGGAGTTTGTCCGGGATGTGGAGCCGGGAGAAATCGTTACAATTACAAAAGACGGAATTACGTCTGATACCAGCATGTGCCTGTCCAGAGATGAACAGGCAAGATGTGTTTTTGAGTATATATATTTTTCGAGGCCTGACAGTCATATTGACGGTGTCAGCGTCTATGGATCACGCATTAAAGCCGGAAGGTTTCTGGCGATGGATTCACCGGTCAAAGCCGACCTGGTGGTTGGCGTTCCGGAATCCGGAAATGCAGCTGCGCTCGGATTTTCCATGGAATCCGGTATTCCATACGGGACTGCATTTGTTAAGAACGGATATGTGGGAAGGACCTTCATCAAGCCGAAGCAGAGCAGCAGGGAATCCAGCGTCCGGGTGAAGCTGAATGTGCTGAAGGAAGCTGTGTGCGGAAAACGCGTGGTCATGATCGATGACTCGATCGTGCGGGGAACAACGAGCGGCCGTATCGTCAGCATGCTGAAGGAGGCGGGGGCGACGGAAGTCCATATGAGGGTCAGTTCGCCGCCATTTTTATGGCCGTGCTATTTTGGGACAGACGTTCCGGCACGTGAACAGCTGATCGCCTGTAACCGTTCGATTGATGAAATCCGTCAGATCATCGGGGCTGATTCCCTGGCATATCTCGGCCTGGACCGACTGAGTGGAATCGCCGAAGGACTGCCGATCTGTACGGGATGTTTTAACGGAAGATATCCGATGGACCCTCCGGCGGAGGATATCCGCGGGGAATACGAGCGCTGA
- the purB gene encoding adenylosuccinate lyase, whose product MSTNRYQSPLSERYASKEMQYIFSPDMKFRTWRKLWIALAETEKELGLNITQEQIDELKEYAEDINYDVARAREKEVRHDVMSHVYAYGVQCPKAKGIIHLGATSCYVGDNTDIIVMTEGLKLVKKKLVNVIAELAKFADEYKAQPTLAFTHFQPAQPTTVGKRATLWMQEFLLDLEDVDYVLNGMKLLGSKGTTGTQASFLELFDGDHEKIDRIDPMIAKKMGFKDCYPVSGQTYSRKVDTRVVNVLAGIAASAHKFSNDIRLLQHLKEVEEPFEKSQIGSSAMAYKRNPMRSERIASLARFVMADALNPAITSATQWFERTLDDSANKRLSIPEGFLSIDGILDLCLNVVDGLVVYPKVIEKRLMSELPFMATENIMMDAVKAGGDRQELHERIRELSMEAGKNVKVEGKDNNLLELIAADPAFNLSLEDLQKTMDPAKYTGRAKEQVDTFLTKVVRPILEQNEELLGVKADIHV is encoded by the coding sequence ATGAGTACAAACAGATACCAAAGTCCGCTGTCGGAACGATATGCAAGCAAGGAAATGCAGTATATCTTCTCACCGGACATGAAATTCCGTACCTGGAGAAAACTCTGGATTGCACTGGCTGAGACGGAGAAAGAGCTTGGTCTTAATATTACGCAGGAACAGATAGATGAGCTGAAAGAATATGCGGAGGACATCAATTATGATGTTGCCAGGGCGAGAGAGAAAGAAGTCCGCCATGATGTCATGTCACACGTCTATGCGTACGGTGTGCAGTGCCCGAAGGCAAAGGGAATCATCCATCTGGGTGCAACTTCCTGCTATGTGGGCGATAATACGGATATTATCGTGATGACAGAGGGGCTGAAGCTGGTAAAGAAAAAACTGGTGAATGTGATCGCTGAGCTTGCAAAATTCGCGGACGAATATAAAGCACAGCCGACGCTGGCTTTTACACATTTTCAGCCGGCACAGCCGACGACGGTCGGCAAACGCGCAACACTGTGGATGCAGGAATTCCTGCTGGATCTGGAAGATGTTGACTACGTGCTGAACGGCATGAAGCTACTCGGTTCCAAAGGAACGACAGGCACGCAGGCAAGTTTTCTGGAGCTGTTTGACGGAGACCATGAAAAAATCGACCGGATCGATCCCATGATCGCGAAGAAAATGGGCTTCAAAGACTGTTATCCGGTGTCGGGACAGACATATTCGCGTAAAGTGGACACCAGAGTCGTCAACGTACTGGCAGGGATTGCAGCGAGCGCGCATAAATTTTCTAACGATATCCGTCTGCTTCAGCATCTGAAGGAAGTGGAAGAGCCGTTTGAGAAGAGCCAGATCGGTTCCTCTGCGATGGCTTATAAGAGAAATCCCATGAGAAGCGAACGTATCGCGTCACTCGCCAGATTTGTCATGGCAGACGCGCTCAACCCGGCGATCACATCCGCGACGCAGTGGTTCGAGAGAACGCTGGACGATTCAGCTAACAAGAGGCTGAGCATTCCGGAAGGTTTTCTCTCCATCGACGGCATTCTGGACCTCTGCCTGAACGTTGTAGACGGACTCGTCGTATATCCGAAAGTCATCGAGAAGCGTCTGATGTCGGAACTTCCGTTCATGGCCACTGAAAACATTATGATGGACGCAGTGAAAGCCGGCGGTGACCGCCAGGAACTTCACGAGAGGATCCGTGAGCTTTCCATGGAGGCAGGGAAGAATGTGAAGGTGGAAGGAAAAGACAATAATCTGCTGGAACTGATCGCAGCCGATCCGGCATTCAATCTGTCGCTAGAAGATCTTCAGAAGACGATGGATCCGGCCAAATATACCGGGAGGGCAAAAGAGCAGGTTGACACGTTCCTTACAAAGGTTGTCAGACCGATACTGGAGCAGAATGAAGAACTGCTGGGCGTAAAAGCAGACATTCATGTCTGA